Within Malus domestica chromosome 04, GDT2T_hap1, the genomic segment ataattgtctaccttcgccttccataacaaggcagacatacagagcctttcttcatctccaaaaaatgctttcccaacgaagcctctcgagtcattcaatgttccttattccttagggtacctctgcaagccaatgactccaaagcaaaagtatctcatatcaccagggtagaaagcaagagtatctcatatcatgcgttctccctgtcatttcctttgtccttgttcttacctacaaagacaatgataaagaaaacaatatgccggaacttccactcaaactcgggtaaggaaccgactgcttggaacccttccctgattgcctacctagcactgctctcgagtactcgtttcccactgctgctgtacttccaaagaagctgccacatctgcctggagaacagataaggcaagtgaaaatgatacattgcagcatgtggagacaaggtgcagaaggaacaagcagagaagaatgcagtctgcacagtcaactcagcagaaggagtccgagctgaagaactcgagaagctgccatatctgcctgaagaaacaagcagagaagaatgcagcatgcacagtcaactcggcagaaagagtttgagatgaagaactcgttttgaccctcaaattcttgggtcgacttactaggcgttgtgggctgcacgtgccgattcatcacccttgaatcaaaacctagttcaagaataagctatggaaaatcaacaattggaggaatccagaaaatccttcaacccagttcaagatcaaagctgtggaaagttaacaagcgcaacaaaatacgtgccgattcatccactaccaaagccaaggatcatctaccacatgaagctccttgtggtccaatttcaaccttcaagatcaagcctcgacggcccttgaagaaatttcaaacaaaagttcaagaacaagcctcaacggcccttgaagaaatctcaagcccaattcaagatcaagcctcaacggcccttgaagaaatctccagccgaattcaagatcaagcctcgacggcccttggatcgacgtctacagtaagggacttcaaaacgcatctcctacacgcgacAAGCACATGTACACGACGCgacttgaagtgggggcatttgtagacatcgaaattttggtaaataaatgttgaccaataaatcaaagtgtcaacgctcatgtattacataaattttacacgtagcgtgtaactcaacgaaaattgaaatgagttggaaaagtcatcaaataggacacgtgtcaacacctggcagaaacgacttatttcatctgggatattatattcaaaattaggccttggaaaattctataaatacaagcccatttcattcatttggggggaaccaattcatatgacaccttgaagctctgaagctctgaaactccgaagctctcaagcatccaagttcccgaagaatcaagaaagtgttattcgttcttcgttcatcgtttttccaagatcaagccccaacgaccatttggatcaacagtcatccaccaattcaagatcaagccccgacggcccttgaaaaaagtgttcttcgttcttcgttcatcgttcttccaagatcaagccccaacggcccttgaagaacttccaccaattcaagatcaagccccgacggcccttgaagaaaacaccatcgttcatcatccgttcatccaagatcaagccccaacggccctttggatcaacaaacgtcgacaaatccacatatccaaccgttcttcaagattaagcccaaaagcctttgaagatccgttcatcactgttcttcaagatcaagcccaaaagcccttgaagacccGTTCATCatcgttattcaagatcaagccttaatggcccttgaagaaacactcatcaaaccccaacggctccttgaagatccgctcaaatccaccttcaaagatcaagcccacggccccttgaagaaacttccaacagttcatccaagatcaagcctcgacggcccttggatcaacgaaacatccacaaatcaacaccttacggagatcgaatcagatgatcaaattagagagagattgtaacccaaaatcatcaaatacaaatatttgtttgtgcacgttgttcttgtctctttcgtttcaggaattttccgtgttcacaagtAGTTCTAGCAATGTTGTTTTTCCTCACATTAAGTATCTTGAGTGTACTCATTGTAGCCAAGCATTGGGCAATCTCGCCACTCAGAGAATTATTGGACAAATCAAGAGTGAGAAGATCACTTGCATTGCATATTGAGATTGGAATACTAGAACTGAAATGATTGTCTGAGTAATCCAGATAATGGGCATATGGTGGGACAATGATTCATCATCATCAAAACATGGAatactaaaaaatttctccacaaaCTTGTCAACCGTAAGATTGTTAGTatctctaaaaaataaaaattgggaAACATGTTTGCAATagaaaaatttatattttgtctTTGAACTTTCGCTATAATATATAACCGATTCCTGAACGAAAATTTTCTTAATTGATGTTCTTGAATTTAACCAACGTGCACTATTTTTGTCCATATCGCTAATTTTCATTAAGATTTCTTAATATAATAATTCGCCATCCACTTGGGtgtcatatatataaatatgtgaTCATGAATTAAATCTAAACTAGATTGAAGTTTAGGATCAATATTAGGGTGAAGGGAAATATTAAGCAAACTCTCTTAAAAGTTGAATTATATGTACTCTCCGACATCtcattttttgacaaaattttcgTACCCACAACATAAAATATTATGCCAAAAATATTTAGTTGCAGATAGTTCATAAAAAGTTTTGCTTTGAAAGAtcctaaggtcatctccaaccgaagggtccaaagGGCTAGATggtcgaaaatagccctaaaaccgtatTCAATCGAGGGCCAGGCTAAAAGGCTCGTGGGCCGCACTGAACAAAAAAAAGGCCGAAGGGCCAACCAGCCGGCCCAGGGCCAGGCTGGAATTCAAAAGCAACGGTCAGCTAGTAGATGTCATACTGACGTTAACTAGccgttattttttaatttttttatttttacagtttttattttaacattttttttttacaaaatttgtttaaaaaattttaaaaactcttTATTTTACCCTATACCTCCTTAACCATTAAACATTACATAGCATTAAGTAagatgaaacaacattaaaatattaggggggtgtattcaattgggattttgagggattttaattcttttaatgaatctaggggtattcaatcaggattttaagtgattctctgaaattcaaggtgtattcgattagaattttaagatagtttattaaaatccttagaaatccgggtgtattcaattaggattttaaagaagtttataacattctaggtgtattcaattagaaattgattttaaagaatttgagaaacttgaggaattagagggaattggagagattttgtagtgtattttaagcatccacaaatctcacctattcccatgagatttcgagggaattgaatcaaaattttatacaaatcaattaaactccataaaaatccatggatttttaaatccattaaaatctctcagattctcaattgaatacacccctctTAATTTCTTACGATCCAGAAACCCTTTGATTGATTAGTTGGAACATATTAAGGAGACGATTAGAATGCATTAACAAACTAATTACCTTGGTTGTCCAGCACTTGCCCAACTAAACTTTCCTCTAATTGTATGATGACATGGATGTAACGACTCGTGTTACGGGCATACTAAAATGTTTCTCCACAAACTTGTCAACCGTAAGATTGCTAGTATctcgaaaaaataaaaattggaaaCATGTTTGCAATAggaaaatttatattttgtctTTGAACTTTCGCTATAATATATAACCAATTCCTGAACGAAAAATTTCTTGATTAAGGTTGTCGAATTTAACAAACGTGCACTATTTTTGTCATGGCGCTAATTTTTATTACGATTTCTTAATATAATAATTCGTCATCCACGTCGGTGTCATATATCTAAATATGTGATCATGAATTAAATCTAAACTAAATAGAAGTTTAGGATCAATATTAGGATGAAAGGAAATATTAAGCAGACTCTTTTGAAAATATAATTCTATATACTCTCCGACACCTCatgttttgacaaaatttttgtGCTCGCAacataaaatattatttcaaaaatatttatttGCAGATAGTTCATAAAAAGTTTTGAAAGACCATTTCACTTAGGGTGAAAGTTAAGAGGTAAACTGTCGTTTTATATTCTTGTCATACAATCAAATCGACAAACAACATCGCGAAAAAACCAACGATATCGGTGCTCATTTTGTTATAGTTCTGTTTTGTCCTTTCCTTCTCACAACGCAGTGACAAAGTACCACGACGGATTATGACCACTCCATCAGTACaaaattgacaattaatttaaCCAGAAATTATATGACAGTGACATTCCAATATATTATATCAGTTGGAAAATAAAACatatttattattaaattaatagttTAGGCAATATTGGATATTCACCTTACATTTTATAAAAAGTATGCACGTGTGAATTAAAAAAGATTCTTGCGCAACACGTAAAAAGATATGTTGATAGTCAGACTTGACATGCAAGTTtaggtgtgatatccacataccTCATTTTGCTTCttacacatctttttaattttcggtcgtcggattaaatgaattaaagaagatcaacgaacagaATTTAACAAtaagtgtgtgagaaataatTTGGAGCGTGTGAATGGCACACCCCTTTGCATTAATATGTAATACACAAACTAGAtcataaactaattaaaatatgAGAAGATACTCGTAATTCAAAGGGGAATATACTTGAGAAACCCTTTTTCTGGAAAAATATTAAATACAAAACATAAGAAACCCTTCACAAGAAAGaacaaatacatttttttttttcttccagatCGAATGACGCTACGTTGATGAAAGGAAATGAGATGGAAGACTTTACTGAGGGCTGGGTGGGCGGCTGTTGGCAGCAGAAACCCTAGACCCCCACTCAAGCAACTCTTTGCTGGTATCGTCCTTGTGGGCTATCACCTCAATGAAGCACAAGCTATCCTTCTTCGCCCCTGTTGCAGTCTCAATCGCTTCAATCAGCTCCTCTTCGCAACGGACCTGCAGAATTGACAGATTCGGTTACAAGGAGTTTCACGATCCAGGAAACCTTTTGATTGATTAGTTGGAACAGATTAGATTAGAATGCATGAACAAACTAATTACCTTGGTTGTCCAGCACTTGCCCTCCCCGTTGTGGATGGCATCAACTAGTCCAGTGTAGTTCCAGTTCTTGATCACATTGTATGGTCCGTCATGGATCTCCACCTCAATTGTGTATCCGCCGTTGTTTATCAGGAAGATGATGTTCTTCTGCCCATTTCGGATCATGGTGGACACATCTTGAACAGTCACCTATTAGTGAGCGAAAATGGAAAAGTTCAAACAAGCTCTTTCAAATACAGCgcataatttaaattaaattcaaaagATGAGTGATTCGCAATATTTATGAAATGTTATGCTGCAAATCCAATAATGTTAACCGAGAAAATTTAAGGTTCCTAATGGGTACTTTACAATTTACAGCGTGCTAGAGAAAAAGAACTAAATATACCTGGAAACTCCCATCGCCGATGAAAGCAATCACACGCTTCTCAGTAACAGCTTGAGCATACCCAAGAGTAGCTCCAACTGACCAACCAATTGATCCATACTGCATTTGGAACTCATACCTGCAAACCCGATTTCAACTTCCCAATTGAATAAAAAACCAGAACATAGAAAGAAACATGAAACCGCACTCTCCTTGGCTTACCCGCAACCAGCCGGCAATTTCAGTTTCTGGCAGTTAAACCATGAGTCCCCTGTCTCAGCAATCACAGCAGTTTCACTTGACAGCATATTCTGGATGTGGTGGAACAGAACATTAACCCTCAAAGGTTCTTTCGGTGCAGACTTTAGAGGGTGTCCGTTGGGAACAAAGATCCTGCTGTAGTTCTCATGAGCAGTTTTGTTGTGCTTGAGCCTCTTTGCCAGAGCTCGGAGGAAATCCTTCATGAGAACACAACCAAATGAAGGGCCATTTGCTATGGTCACGTGATCAGGCTGCACCACAATTGCCTTCTCTTTCTTGAGAAGCAGAGAGTATCCAACAGAGCTGTAGTCATTGAAAATCGGTCCAGCAAACAAGTATGCATCTGCGGACTCCACAATCTCGGCGCAAAAGGCAGTGCTCACAGCACCCCAGTATGTTCCAATGAAATGGGGGTGGTGCTCTGGCACAAGGCCCTTTGCAGATGGCATGACAGCGAGCGCATAACCACTAGCATCTGCTAGTTCAACAAAGGCATCGCCAGCATGTGCAACTCGAAGTTTAGGCCCCCCTACCATAACCGGCTTCACTGCCTTGTTAAAGAACTCTGCAGCCGCCTCCACGGCAGCCTCTAAGCCCAAATGATTACTCAATCTGTagaccaaaacaaacaaatatataaatttcaCACCTAAAAAGTTACAAAACATTTCCAAACACTTCAACTAAATGGAACAGAAACCCCAAAATGTGTACCTTGGAGACAATGAGAAGGGAACAGGATCCAGGCTAAAAGTTGGATGAGCAATTCCAGCCAAGTTGCAGCTTATGCTGATATAAACAGGCTTGCTTTCTTTCAAGGCGGTTGAAATTGCGGTATCAATCATTTCATGAGCATCTTCCAGATTATTTACCACAGCCTAGTAAAAACCCACCTTATGAAAATTAGCAAACTTTCAAACGAACCAAAAAAGAGCAAAACAATACCAAATTTAGCAAAACCAAACTCACTACAAATCTTTCACAAAACCCATCAATAGCCCAACACCAAAattcaacataaaaaataaattaaaaaaccaaaatcttGATTTCATGCAAACCTGATAGCAAGTGACGGTCTGGAAGCATGTCAACTCTTGGCTAAAATCCGGTAACCCAATAGTGTGGTGAAGAATCCTGTGCGTCCCGTAATCATTCGAGTTGGGTCCTCCAACTATACAAATCAATGGCAGACTCTCACTGTAAGCTCCCGCGATAGCATTGAGAACACTGAGCCCACCCACAGTGAAAGTAACAACACACGCCCCGACTCCCCGCGACCGAGCGTAGCCGTCAGCAGCGTACCCGGCATTGAGTTCGTTGCAGCAGCCGATGTTGGTGAGCCCAGGCTCGGCAATGAGGTGGTCTAGGAGGGTTAAGTTAAAGTCACCTGGGACAGTGAACACGTCCGTGACGCCGATTTGGACAAGTCGGCGGGCGATGTGGCCACCCAGAGTGGCGTCAGAGGAGTTGATGAGGGAGGGGGCAGAGCTTTGGATTGCTAAAGCGGCGCCGTTCGGTAGGCTGCCGACGCCGGTGCACGTAGGCTTGCAGACGTCAAGCGAACCAATTTTGGTGTCCATGGGCTTCTGAACTGGGTTTTGATCGTACTCAAAAACCGTTCTTGACAACTACTCGGAAAACAGAAAATATGGGAACTTTGCAATGGGATTTGAAAACTGGGATTAGGGTTTTTCTGGGATTTATGGAATTGGGTTTGGGAAAATGATTTGGAAGGAGATGTGTTTTTATAGGGGAAGTGAGAGGAagtgaccctaaaaactaccaagtctACGTGGCGCGTAAGcggagtaactaatgagctaactacgtcattcgattGTATGCAGAGCGTgtcaactcgtcggccgagctcgaccgaggagtgaaatatgttgatgttgcgttgagcgcgcggttgacttctcgatcttgcgactgcggctgaggaaggaacactttcggccttcaggttctaaagcttgaagacaaagctactagttctacgaagttcacaaattgtcagcaccggattcggtcacagtgattatattcgttAAAGTATAAGCATGCCGAATCAACACCAGACTATATgggcacaagtactcaaaacaaatgtacgtcttgattgtgaaagtggttcagccgtcagaatgccgaactctaaaacctacttatgaataaccaatcataaacaactcggcgttcaatgtgccgagcctagtaatttgtaacacctcacttcgctgagaaggctaatgagatgacctctgccaataaggacttaaaaatccttctcgaccgagacttggatagataaccagtcggcctcgatGTAGTGCTGtttattcaaattgaaggtgctccgcggtcagctgattctacgacaacagtgttgtttgtccaaactgaagatgtgtctacaaaaaaagaaaataaaaatctcaaggttgttgagaggtttcacaAAAGCGAGGGTTTGCTCAGGGCAGtttatgtgttgaattggaggggctttCAAATGTTGCACGGTGTCTTGTATTTACAGGGACGAGTAAGCGCTAATTGATAAGCTGATTAAGACTCCCAAGCTATTAAAACTCTTCCTCAGATAAGCCTTACTACTCCCAAGACTCTTAACTGAATCAAAAATGCAACCAAATTCAAtctgtgtttagtcttatcccATCGAATCCCAATATAACATGCATGCTTTGTATTTGAACAAATAATGTTCATCTAAACAGCCACCAATCGACCTGCATTGCTGTGGTTGGTTCCTTTTTTGGAGATAATCACCACCAAATTCGCAGTACCTAATTATATGGGAAGTAATATTTCACACAGCATGCATTGTGATTCCATCATCAATTCATCTGACAACACCCTTTACTACTCAAATAACCTAGCCTACCTAGGTTTCTTATCTCACCATTATCCAAGACCATCAAATCACATGCTATCACATCATCATAATTCCATCACCTTTAAACCTATCCATGCATGCATCCTGATCAAATgaatttcaaattcatttttagcTTCCAAGTGCCGTCACATCCCAAATCAATTCGAACTGTACTACTTGCTTGGGATTGAATTCGCATCCTATATATCTGGTTTAAGAAGATGCagataattcatattaaaagataattattatgataaaaaccataatattaccctttaacaataacaaaattttCTCCACTTTTTCATCCGACGGTTGAAAATTATGCTCACTCAACTGCCTTGATTGcacgggccgatggtgtaaatttgggtccaaacaatatTTTCAAGACAATTACTACGATTAAAATCAATAGTAATGCcaacaaaattatcttaacGGTCTAGAACCATACCCACTTAACGGCCTTGATACCACGGGCCAATAGTGTAAAATCGAGTCCAAACAGGAAGATACTAGGGGTGTTTTTTCATGAGAGATGATAAGAAATACGACACtgcattgttcattaaaatattaatttgttaAAGAATTAGTTAAAACGAGTTATCTGATCAATCTTCGATTGGAAATGATCTTAGGGTGAACATTAGGAGGTAAACTGTCGTTTTATATTCTTGTCATACAATCAAATCGACAAACAACATCGCGAAAAAACCAACGATGTCGGTGCTCATTTTGTTATAGTTCTCCTTTGTCCTCTCCTTCTTATAACGCAGTGAAAAGGTACCACAACGGATTATGACCACTCcatcaatacaaaattgacaattaatttaaccaaaaattATATGACATTGACATTCCAATATATTATATCAGTTGGAAAATAAAACatatttattattaaattaatagttTAGGCAATGTTGGATATTCACATTacattttataaattataaataagaaaaattagtatctggtccttagttactaatgtttttttattgaaacattattagttttcaaattttgatcaaggtcTCTAGTATTAATacaataatgaatttacatgtcagttatataatttttaaaataaaaattaaaaattgatttaggattttaatactcacgcctttattaaactcctaaataattttcaattcaaaacatttccaaaataaaaaaaaatattagaataagtttgtaccccttaatttttttataaaaaggtttccaattttttaatcttatatgtacccattcatgtaatttttaaatttttgatcTTAAAATatacccattcttaaatatatcaatttgttgtagtaaaatgtacccttttttatataaaatctattcaatttttttctaattcatttttaaacttatatgggtacattctttttcttgatttgagaatgtatccatgt encodes:
- the LOC103425939 gene encoding pyruvate decarboxylase 2-like, which codes for MDTKIGSLDVCKPTCTGVGSLPNGAALAIQSSAPSLINSSDATLGGHIARRLVQIGVTDVFTVPGDFNLTLLDHLIAEPGLTNIGCCNELNAGYAADGYARSRGVGACVVTFTVGGLSVLNAIAGAYSESLPLICIVGGPNSNDYGTHRILHHTIGLPDFSQELTCFQTVTCYQAVVNNLEDAHEMIDTAISTALKESKPVYISISCNLAGIAHPTFSLDPVPFSLSPRLSNHLGLEAAVEAAAEFFNKAVKPVMVGGPKLRVAHAGDAFVELADASGYALAVMPSAKGLVPEHHPHFIGTYWGAVSTAFCAEIVESADAYLFAGPIFNDYSSVGYSLLLKKEKAIVVQPDHVTIANGPSFGCVLMKDFLRALAKRLKHNKTAHENYSRIFVPNGHPLKSAPKEPLRVNVLFHHIQNMLSSETAVIAETGDSWFNCQKLKLPAGCGYEFQMQYGSIGWSVGATLGYAQAVTEKRVIAFIGDGSFQVTVQDVSTMIRNGQKNIIFLINNGGYTIEVEIHDGPYNVIKNWNYTGLVDAIHNGEGKCWTTKVRCEEELIEAIETATGAKKDSLCFIEVIAHKDDTSKELLEWGSRVSAANSRPPSPQ